From Cygnus olor isolate bCygOlo1 chromosome 7, bCygOlo1.pri.v2, whole genome shotgun sequence, a single genomic window includes:
- the WDFY4 gene encoding WD repeat- and FYVE domain-containing protein 4 isoform X4: MDKATEHMGQLEDSPGKAGQQEQSPGEVDKAEPLGQPAHSKDELPQSHTLQWETLGRQFVEYEQVAPFLIPEEQQRRLMDFLPLFLKAWEQSAGVIVFPNIQLLASEVSKLLTKEIKKNLNGKPAEEARLALEQLLQQKGEVEDGCLLLKSVYLLSQTDVRTLWNIIGSGLPAALMQCLYLFFTFPPKKTSDDGETSENQTQTQEMLVKIMLNMYREEQGVEELLAADKLQSLIIATASLWDQCNRSWKVPTGRVLRTISKAQTRNSILYLQAVDCIKIAIQNLFKLADTLPACDVCEAVSIILCFVKDSYPISSVLLTEFENNDGYQLLLKVLLRCEGLQQNEGDPYLNEILDMLTCLTTCGKTELKVSGNIVHPQLPHFDFERTRSSGMTVKNLQAFQVLQSIFQKSNDQHLCGRILGAIGTIWAWNMVNFFLLEWTLQPINKFTDIIHFKPHPVQVQFFRLVESIVLDLSYIPHEILKKVQYLIKENVVPICTLTALRCLLSMTKKDPLFSDIFRDSGLLGLLLALLRKQAKILRKSAGTQLPAPEEGTEKELNAVMLKMVAALTLGSVRNTVVLKDYGMVPYIKIFLDDECYRSATLSILEQLSVINYEEYMSIVIGALCSSTQGELNLKLDLLKSLLRILESPKSHSAFRTCSGFNGLLSLLSDMEGALQDPPSGLWAAVGQNRIMELVFYTLQGITAALHLDPVNSDFFQRNSLFEKMAEDLGSLGCFWTQREWQNPLSLEKKRTFAEFLDAAFCSSEPFPAWLKNCIWILNFLDHMVKGTLHLESYFTEIKPEVGEPSRDDQEGPEAQEEHPVAFKRLVNKLPASAYRLWENPEEKWEMRDCVIVHPGAVCVMVRLLPKLYKEGHSQLSQEIQCAVADHIQSLVKSEKSRQVMCGSGLLSTIIASCQDAFHNESHPLHLPLTRVFEKLASQSIEPDVLRQFLWLGRPSSIPSRPSTNRTKVLSCQESDSSEAALNEGSKGITVDNKTALQTVVPLSTSPWLSKGSALALQTAMSLISMTSPRNFQLCSTSLAPSFVEFDMSMEGYGCLYLPTLATVMGPGAEQSVSGGIGMGTRMFPPSSGLTLSCWFLVSKFGVVHNSHPVRFLTVIRHMARTEQEFVCFSISFSPQDHSLVISTEEVEFQPLDIMEPEGEVLNPSLFPGQVQFGCGKLLVTGQWHHLTVTVAKEAKKSCIVSAYINGQTLGSAKMRYLQPLPGSYISMEPSSFVDVYGYIATPRVWKQKSSLTWRLGPTYLFEEAISVETMEVINKLGPRYCSNFQAVQLQVSRFR, encoded by the exons ATGGACAAAGCAACTGAGCACATGGGGCAGCTGGAGGATTCACCTGGCAAAGCAGGACAGCAAGAGCAAAGCCCTGGTGAAGTAGACAAAGCAGAACCACTGGGACAGCCTGCACACAGCAAGGACGAGCTGCCCCAGAGTCATACTCTCCAGTGGGAGACTCTAGGCAGACAGTTTGTAGAATATGAGCAGGTGGCTCCATTTCTCATCCCAGAGGAGCAACAGAGAAGGCTGATGgactttcttcctctcttcctaaag GCCTGGGAACAGTCTGCTGGAGTAATCGTATTCCCCAACATTCAGCTGTTAGCCAGTGAAGTTTCCAAGCTTCTGACAAAGGAGATTAAGAAGAATCTCAATGGCAAGCCTGCAG AGGAAGCTCGTCTGGCTTTGGAGCAATTGCTGCAACAGAAAGGGGAAGTAGAAGATGGCTGTTTGCTCTTGAAATCAGTGTATCTACTCTCACAGACTGATGTG AGAACTTTGTGGAACATCATTGGATCTGGCCTTCCGGCTGCTCTGATGCAGTGCCTGTaccttttctttacttttcctcCGAAGAAAACCAGTGATGATGGAGAGACAAGTGAGAATCAGACTCAAACTCAGGAGATGCTTGTTAAG ataatGCTTAACATGTACAGAGAGGAACAAGGTGTAGAGGAACTTCTGGCAGCTGATAAGCTTCAGTCATTAATTATAGCAACTGCTTCCCTCTGGGACCAGTGTAACCGTTCGTGGAAAGTACCCACAGGCCGTGTGCTACGAACAATTTCAAAGGCTCAGACCAGAAACAGCATCCTATACCTACAAG CTGTGGACTGCATTAAAATAGCTATTCAGAATCTCTTTAAACTGGCTGATACCCTACCTGCTTGTGATGTGTGTGAAGCTGTTAGTATCATCTTGTGCTTTGTGAAAGATTCCTATCCCATATCATCAGTTTTATTAACAGAGTTTGAAAATAATGATGGCTACCAACTCCTGCTAAAAGTTCTACTCAG ATGTGAGGGGTTGCAGCAAAATGAAGGAGACCCCTATCTGAATGAGATTCTGGACATGCTGACTTGCCTTACAACCTGTGgaaaaactgaactgaaagtTTCTGGCAATATTGTACACCCGCAATTACCGCACTTTGATTTTGAACGGACACGGTCTTCTG GAATGACAGTGAAAAATCTCCAGGCTTTTCAGGTGTTGCAgtccatttttcagaaaagtaatGATCAGCACCTTTGTGGAAGAATCTTAGGAGCAATTGGTACCATATGGGCCTGGAACATGGTGAACTTCTTTCTTCTGGAATGGACACTACAACCTATCAACAAGTTTACTGACATAATCCATTTCAAACCACACCCAGTCCAGGTCCAATTTTTCAGACTGGTGGAGTCAATAGTGCTAGACCTGTCCTACATTCCCCATGAAATTTTGAAGAAGGTTCAGTATTtgataaaggaaaatgtagtGCCAATCTGCACTTTAACAGCTCTCCGGTGTCTTCTCAGCATGACCAAGAAGGATCCGCTATTCAGCGACATATTCCGGGACTCAGGGTTATTAGGCCTACTGCTGGCACTTTTGAGGAAGCAAGCCAAGATCCTGAGGAAGTCAG CTGGAACCCAACTGCCTGCTCCAGAAGAAGGCACCGAGAAGGAATTAAATGCTGTCATGCTGAAGATGGTGGCTGCACTTACTCTGGGGTCTGTAAGGAACACTG TTGTTTTAAAGGACTATGGAATGGTGCCGTACATCAAGATATTTTTGGATGATGAGTGCTACAGGAGTGCTACTCTTAGCATCTTGGAGCAGCTATCAGTCATCAACTATGAAGAATATATGAGCATTGTTATTGGAGCCCTCTGTTCTTCTACTCAAGGGGAACTAAATCTGAAACTAGATCTGCTGAAG TCACTCCTGAGAATATTGGAGAGTCCCAAAAGTCATTCAGCTTTCAGAACTTGCAGTGGATTCAATGGACTCCTGTCTCTTCTCTCAGACATGGAAGGTGCCTTGCAGGACCCTCCATCCGGGCTGTGGGCAGCAGTTGGACAGAATCGCATAATGGAGCTTGTTTTCTACACACTTCAGGGGATAACAGCAGCCCTGCACTTGGACCCTGTAAACAGTGACTTCTTTCAGAGGAACAGCCTCTTTGAAAAGATGGCAGAGGATCTTGGGTCACTCGGTTGTTTCTGGACACAAAGAGAATGGCAAAACCCTCTGAGCCTTGAGAAGAAAAGGACATTTGCAGAATTCTTGGATGCAGCTTTCTGCTCCTCAGAACCTTTCCCAGCATGGCTGAAGAACTGCATATggattttgaattttcttgatCATATGGTCAAAGGAACCCTCCATCTGGAGAGCTATTTCACAGAGATAAAGCCAGAGGTGGGTGAGCCATCGAGAGATGATCAGGAGGGACCTGAAGCTCAAGAAGAACATCCTGTTGCTTTCAAAAGATTAGTCAACAAATTACCTGCCTCGGCATACAGGTTATGGGAAAACCCTGAGGAGAA GTGGGAAATGAGAGACTGTGTCATTGTACATCCAGGTGCTGTCTGTGTTATGGTGAGACTGCTGCCAAAGCTGTACAAAGAGGGACACTCTCAG CTTTCTCAGGAAATCCAGTGTGCTGTGGCTGATCATATCCAGTCCCTGGTGAAGTCAGAGAAGAGTCGCCAGGTGATGTGTGGTTCTGGCTTGCTGAGCACTATCATAGCTTCCTGTCAGGATGCCTTCCACAATGAGAGCCATCCACTGCATCTGCCCCTCACGAGAGTTTTTGAGAAGCTTGCCTCACAATCTATTGAGCCAGATGTGTTAAG gcaATTTCTTTGGTTGGGAAGGCCTTCATCAATACCTTCCAGGCCCAGCACAAACAGGACTAAAGTACTTTCATGTCAGGAGAGTGATTCATCCGAAGCAGCTTTGAATGAAG GTTCAAAGGGGATCACAGTGGACAATAAAACTGCTCTTCAGACAGTTGTGCCTCTCAGTACCTCCCCTTGGCTGTCTAAGGGGTCTGCATTGGCACTCCAGACCGCAATGAGTCTCATCTCCATGACATCACCACGAAacttccagctctgcagcacttcTTTGGCTCCATCGTTTGTGGAATTTGACATGTCCATGGAAGGATATGG GTGTTTGTACCTCCCTACTTTGGCCACTGTAATGGGCCCGGGAGCAGAGCAATCTGTCTCAGGTGGAATTGGCATGG GCACTAGAATGTTCCCTCCCTCCAGTGGTCTGACTCTCTCCTGCTGGTTTCTGGTTAGCAAGTTTGGTGTAGTGCACAACAGTCACCCAGTCCGTTTCCTCACTGTCATAAGGCACATGGCAAGAACAGAGCaagaatttgtttgtttttcaataagCTTCTCCCCTCAGGACCATTCCTTGGTCATTTCCACAGAGGAAGTGGAATTCCAGCCACTTG ATATCATGGAACCTGAGGGTGAGGTCCTAAATCCCTCCCTATTTCCAGGGCAAGTCCAGTTTGGCTGTGGCAAGCTGCTGGTCACTGGCCAGTGGCATCACCTCACAGTGACAGTTGCTAAGGAAGCAAAGAAGAGCTGCATTGTGTCAGCATATATAAATGGTCAGACGCTTGGCTCCGCAAAG atGCGGTATCTCCAGCCCTTACCAGGTAGTTATATTTCCATGGAACCCTCTTCCTTTGTTGATGTCTATGGGTACATAGCTACTCCTCGAGTTTGGAAACAGAAGTCCTCCTTGACTTGGCGCCTCGGCCCCACATACTTGTTTGAAGAAGCCATTTCCGTGGAAACCATGGAGGTGATTAATAAGCTTGGCCCACGATATTGCAGCAATTTCCAAGCAGTACAGCTTCAAG